Part of the Equus caballus isolate H_3958 breed thoroughbred chromosome 18, TB-T2T, whole genome shotgun sequence genome is shown below.
ttgaggccTAAAATTGTGTGGTTActtaagctggaaaaaaatgggaaatttatGACTAgcgaaaggaaaggagagaggaatcaATACTGATGCATTGTAGTGCGAGcacattaaattaaaaaggaataataataacaataacaatactGATGTATGGTAGTGCGGGCACCTTTTAAAAACGTATTAATATAAATTAGACatagttttttaaagtttgtagTGATACATAAGTAGAGTGCAATTCTTACAATTTTCTAGTTGTGCTTAAAGTATAACTGCTATTAAACACAGGAATTAGTCTCTGAACCACACAGTTTTTAGGCCTTAACACTGTACAAAATTTTTGCATAATGCAGTTTTTAACAATACCCAGCTCCAACTCCGTCTAAATCTGTCTTGGCTGAACTGCCCCTTCTGTCCCTCTCTACAGCTTCCTGGAAGCGTCAGGCACGTGCATGAACAGCTTAACACAGCAGTGTTTTCAAGCAGGTAACAAtactactggaaaaaaaaaataggaagctTAAAATGCAGTAGTTTATTACATGCCATCTTCCATATTGTCTTCCTCGTGGTCTGATTTGGTTTCCATTTTCCCATCCTCCGAACTATCGTCCATGGAGTGATCTCCAGTCTCCTCTTCATCTCGTATCGTTTCGGGATCCGTATCcatacttttattttcactttcttcctcttcctcctcaaacTCCTCATCGCCATCCTGTCTCCCCAGCTTCTCATAGCCATCTTCGCCTTCCTTCTCGTGCTCCTTCTCGCTCTCGCCATCCCTCGGCATACTCTCCCGCTCCTCCGAGTCAGAGTACCCCTGAGGAGTAATGCTCTGCAAGTAAGCCCGGTTCATCAGCAGCTCGGTGGGTTCCAAGTGCCCTTTCTCGCGCGCCTCGCGCTCCGCCGCTTCCCGCTCCTCCGCCTCCCGCTTGCAGTAGGAATACCTGTGATTCATGTGCTGCGAGTAGGAGCCCGAGTGTGAGAAGCGCTTGCCACATTTATCACACTGATAGGGCTTCTCGCCTGAGTGAAGCCTCGAGTGCTCGATAAGGTGGTGCTTGTGTTTAAACGCTTTCTTACAAATCTGACACTGATGTGGTCTTTTTCCTGGGAGAAAGAACAAGATGACAGGGTGATTAGTGTCTTTGCATGAAGTCTCTTTCCAAGAATTCTGCAAATGTGTCCAGACTCAGGCATTAGGGTGTCTGCTCAGGGCTGAAAGATCAACACACCTCAATCTAATCGGAGGAGAGTTAGGATGAGGCATTTTCATCTCATAATTTGGTGTTCTAATGCTTGCTCATGCAATACAATTAATAAACAAGAAGAAACTAGAAAGCTGCTAGAGGAAAAATCTCAGAAAGGAAGCTTTTAATTGCTAATTGCCTcattaaaaactttgaaaaacatcCTATTGAGCAAGAAATTTCTAGTGCTTTAGCACATATTTTTATCAGGTAATTCTCTTCCTTGCATTTTTAACACAAGGACTTGTATAAAAGTGACAAAGAGGGCATCATCGCTGGCACTGCCCTTTTTACCCTCTGCTTGTTACATCATAGACGAGTCATTTGAAAATGGGCTTTACGTCTCAAACAGGAGCAAACTGCCAAGTTAGgcagaagcagaaagaggaaagatgaTGGTAAGAGTGTCTTACCAGCCCTGTGAGtctaagaataaaaatcagagaagaaatcactcGAAAATACAAAGTAGAAAGATGGATGCTCTGGAGGCTGAACTAATCCCTAATAGTGTTTTCCCTCTCAAGTTTTCCATGAGATGTCAGCCACTTGTTGAGTGTTAAAATACTCTTCAGCGAGAGAATGCTATATTTCCTTTGGCATTCCAGGCAGTTTCTAACCAGTGTTTGGAACTTGAAACTAGTGCCAAGCCTAAACACATCTGGTTGATTCCAGGCCACAAATAGCACTGGAATGCCTTCAACACCTTCCATAGCTGCCATACTTAAAAGTTTATTTCCAAAATagaactgacaaaaaaaaaaaattatcagactGATGCTCCAGAGTTAAAGTCAGAGATGTGTCATGTAGAGAACTATGTATCCTCATAACATACATGAAGCTATGTGCTTATATTTCCTAATACAGACTTGCATTTcagcaaattaaattaaaagccaGCATTACTAGATTCAACCCCATTTTCATTTGCTAAGTGTCATGTTATAAGATTAGGAACCCATTCTACACACTTCAGGTATTCAGTTATATGGGGATATATAATCTCAATTAGTAATCAAATATCTTTAATAATGCTGTTGAATGCCCCTGGGGCATGCTACTATTTAGAAAATGCTGTAGGCTGCTATATGTTATTTCATTAATGGTCTTTATCTTACTGGAACGTCCAATATAAATTTAGTGATGATAAATGTGGTAAGGCACAATACTAGAGTGGGAAGAAGTTATTTACCTGTAAGAGAACAAATTAGAAAGATCTTTGTTGGTGACTACTTGTTGtattggaaagaaggaagattcTAGTAATCTACTTGAAGGTAGCTAATAGtctgaagaaaaaaagtataattcAAACCACATGAGAACCACTCAActtttggaaaagatgttttgaATGAGGTAAACTGGATAACAGAGAAGGGAATTCCAATAGAGTGCCAAGAGTTTGGAAAGACAGCGTGCTTCTCCATTTGACAAGACCACCATGGTGGGGAGGTAATTTAACAGGAAGCAGAAGTACATTTGGAAGAAAGACAGAGGTTTTGCTTTCCAGAAAACTTCAAGTTGCTATGCATGAAGTTGGTGTCTCTTATGTGTACTTGGACCTTAAGGAAAAGGATGCTATCAGGAGCAAGGATAAGATGCTTCCCACAGTGGCAATTCATTCCCAGGGGCAGGATGGTGCCGTGTTACATAGGGGAGACAGCTTCTGGAGTCTGattgcctgggtttaaatccctCTTTTATGACCAAGTGTGCAGTCTCAGGCATGTTAACCTCCCTGAGGATCAGGGCCCTTGTCGGTAAAAGGAGCTCATTTGTGGACCTAACTTGTGGACAGGGCATAAGGAGTAAAGGAGACAACATAGGAAAAGTGTTTAGTACAGGATTGCATGTGGTACGCACTCAGTCAATGTTAGATACTTTTACTTGCATTCATTAATACATGTTCAATAATTTCCCAAGTTGTAAGCAAGACACCATGTATCAGGAGCAGAGTACATGGAAGAAGTGAATCTGAACGGAGAGAAGAGAAATTGCAGATGAAAAATGTTTTGGTGCTTTAGTTGCTACAGCAATGCATGCGGAGAACTGTCCTACAACCTCCTTTAGATCCTAGTGTCTCATCAGCTCAGGAGCACAAAAAGGTCAACCAGTTAGGTCACTTCACAGACTGTCTGTGTGAATAACTGTGAATGAACATTATAGTTGAGATGCCTCTGTCTTTTCCAAAGGAACAAAACACAAAGCAGTGTCCTGAGAGAGAATGGGCCTGAGAGAGAGTTTCAAGGCCTGTTCGAAATGCTTGGGGGCTGCCCACTGAACTGCAATCTGTTATACAGATGGTCTATGGTTCATCAATTTTTAGAGAATTCATTTGTTAATAAACAATATGCTTATAacctaaatatattaattctCCATTATGAACTGACaatctgaaagaataaaatgttcaTCTATTATGTCATGCGAAGGACAGAATTTGAGAGCAGGAATTGTGGAGTTTTGACCTACACTTTGCACTAAATATTCTATTGATCTCCAGAAATTTCACtggtaagcatttaataaatttaGTTTAAATAGGAAGTGACTTGGACATGCATCTCTTTTTAACTTGTTTGATTGGTTTACCTGATTCAAATCAAGATGTCCTTGGATTAAATTTCCATATGAACGAGATTCAGAAAAACATTGAAATTGACATTGAGTGAATCAAAACTTTTTTAGGGTAAATTGTTTTCTCTAATATCGAGGTTCATGATTCACCCGACAGCTAGAATGATAACTGAAGTTAATAAGTGGAAGGTTTGTGGTATGAAAAATGCTATATTTAACTGAGAAACAAAAGtggtaatttatttaaaacttccACTTTATTCAATAGTAGaagcatttttattactttttaaaataaagtgggTTTAAAAGCACCTACCACAATGTTTCAATAGAcaaggtactcagtaaatgtcagaTGTAAATTTTAGTGGAATACAAATGAGTTCTTGACAGTGCCTAATGggaatttcagatttttttatttcacagtCCTTGTTTGTGACAATTAATCCTATTGAAATCAATATTTATGTAGggtttccttcctctgtcccagtCCCAGGTCCCAGGAAAAGCAAGCAAGGAATACAGCATTTGTAAGGAAAATTAAGCATTGTATCTTTGATGTCTGCCTAGGAAATAAACTAAATAGGTCGAAGTAACAGAGCACAGGATCTCAAGAATAAGTAGCTCAAAATTTCCGTCTTGATTTAAACTATTCTGGATGTTAAGTTGTAGACAGATGTAACAAACACACTTTATCAATGACACAGTGGTAATCAACACATAATCAAATGATAATTCAACTTCATTTTCCAACCTTAGAATCAATCAACCCAAAGACTGTTCTCACTTGTAATTTTCATATTAATACATTCTCAGAATATTACTAGTGCttaacataaacaaataaaaggctTGTGGGGCCCAATTAGGGAAGGAGAATGGACGAAATTTCCACATATAGTGAGAGAAAATTCATGAAGAATTTCACTTTGATGGAACCTAAGACACTGACAGTAGAAATGTCATGAGATGTTTGGTCAAGAGACCAAAAAGTTAACACACTGGAAACTTGACAAGCTGGGAAGCCAACAGGAGGATAATTAATCACACGTTTAGGGAAACCACTGGATGGTTAACATCTTGTTGCTAGGCAATATTTCTAGGCAGCAGATCTTCTCACATCTTAAAGAATCAGaacagtttattttcattttttaaagtacagtatatttttcaaattgattATGCATATTTGTGTTCGTCAACTTTTGGGTCTCTCAACTATCTATACACCTATGAAGTTTATGGACTATCgcatttataagaaataaagatattgaCTGGATGTTAATATGTATGATAGCCCTcactaaaataaaagttttacacTCACCATGTAGTGAATGATAGAGTTTGCATATGGTCATATAATAAAACCAATCAGAGAGGGAAAGATGCCTTCAGAGATGTGCCTATTGTAGCTGaataatgaaatacaaaatatatttgaggttgattaaaatattaaagtaaatttaggtataaaaatatctttactgtATAAATACTTAAGTAGGACTTGGTACTAAAGAAAATATCTATTGATATCCATGATAAAAGACAAATGTAGGAAATTTTGATGTTTCAAACATTGAATCATATCACACAAGTATAAAAACTACTGAGATTTGCTATTGAAATTAGGTTGTCTTTAAAGTGTCATTAGCTgaacttttaaaacaatagcAATTAATATCAGAtagttgaagaaaaagaaaactggcttGATTGGAGGAAGAGCATTGTTATCTATCAATCTTGTTCTCTTCACAAATACGCTCAACACTTAATGTTGTCGAACTCACCCAACTTCCCCCCACCCTCAGGCTGATTCTCGTCACTCGCGCTGCCTCCTGCACATGCCCAgtgaggaaaaaagggaagatgaCCTGTACAAGTGCTTCCCAAGGATAATTTTCCATCTCTAAAAAGGGTGCTACATATTTAGACAGTCAAAGTAGGACAGAAAGTATtcacatttccatttcttctttttctcttctgtctcttcacCACGTTTCCCCAAAAAGCATTAATGTTAGGCCAACTTTTTTCCTTGATATTAAAATGTTTGCTACCAGACTTTGTAGCTTACAATGAGAGTGTTTCTGTAGTTTTCCTTGCCGATATTTTGATTGAGATTCTACACTGTTTCTTTCCCCATCTAGGGCCAGTCAAGTatgccagatttctttttttttcaaattattttattgaggtcatattggtttatagcattgtgtaatttcaggtgtacattattatatgtcggtttctgtatagactgcattgtgctctccaccaatagtctagtttttatccgtcaccacacatacgtgcccctttacccctttcaccctttcCAAATTTCTAGTGGAGAAAAGTTGGAGATGGCTTAGGGACGGGGCTGAGGCTGAGTTAGTTTGTGGTAGAAGGGTAGAAGGAGACAGAAGGGGGGAGGGAACATAGGCATAGCTCCCAGGAAGGTGCAGATCAGATCTCGGATTATGGGGACTGCTTCACATTATGATACTCCACCTTTCCTCTTTAAAATTAACCCACTATCTCTCTACTCATAGGGAAGAATTAGGCCGCTATCTTGTCACCTCTATAATTGTTCCTAATTCATAATGCATTAATtggaaattaattaaatttagaaaagtttttattttagtcttcCAAATATAAGTAATTTCACTAGCTCATTTGGCCTAAtacttatgtcttttctttcatagTACCAACATTTTACTTTATTCAAAATATGGCCAAtttataaaaccaaacaaaatcatCCCCAAATCGTGGCTTACTTGAAGTTTGGGTGATGAAAGTAATACATCATTGactgaattttttattaaatttttacataTGCAGGTTCATCACAGCTTGAcaatttgaagatattttcaataACTGACTTGTGTCATGCTGTTTCATTGCCCTGGCCATTTAAATACACCTTTGACATGTTTTGTGAATTTGGTTTACAGATTATCTCGAAAGATATGAAGACAAGCACACTCATAAACACATGAATGATCCAGTAAATAGGCAACAAAAAAGTCCTACGGAGCTAGGCAaaagcattatttcttccttgttgaAGGTATCAGCATATGCTACATCTTATGTTGCACAAGTGTACTCATTAAATATTATGAAATGTACAGCAGGCCGGGAAGCTCTAACTAGCTAGTCAAAGTCACTCATACCTGTGTGTTCGTATTTATGTCGCAGAAGGGAACTGCTTTTCTGGAATGTCTTGTCACATAAGTCACATGCATACATGCCACTCTCTGTCTTCTTGATCTTCTTTCGAGACAGACAGGAGTCGGAGTCTGTCATGTCATCTAGGCCTGACATGTAGTCTTGTGCTCCATCAAGCAATTCTCCCTGTGATACAATCACATAGTTCAACACAGTCTCTTCTCCTTGTGTTTATACCAAACAACTTCGCATAGGCTGACACTCGGAGAACCTCAAAAGGGCTTGCTACTAATtgatctactttttaaaaactattactTTCCATGAAACATATAGAGGAGGTCTCAcatttccagaaaatataaatcttCTTTGCCCCAGATGGTAGAGCTCACTGTTTTTCAAGGACAGAAAATAGTGAGCTCTGAAggtgagaaaaacaaatttttaaaaaatccttaattttctttatatcagGAAATACCAAGAGCGAAAATGAAACATCAGACTTTGTGTATTTCCAGTGTGCTTAACTTTGGAAATGATCTGTAGCTGTAGAAACcccattttaattgaattttatatttaggtaCAAAATGTTATTATTATGCAATCTATTTAAATGTATGTCTACCAACTAAAGGCCTCAAgctatagttttatatttaattttctaatttgaaaTAGGGAATATTAATAACACTTTTTATCAATGTTCTATCTATGTTAAAACAGCCTTCAGCATTGAGCAATAATGAATGTGGATcagtaaattattaaatttcttgatatttattttgtcttgATCCAAAGGAGTGCAAACTTGCATGATAACATACATTTCCATTTGCTAGTCCACAGTTCAGTTTTCTTAGACTACGTTTGCACTAATTAATATTAGAGAAGATTAAATAGGCTTAAATACATTTACAAAGAGGGCAGATGCACTGGAAATGGGAATCCTGGAACAGCTGTTACAGAGGTGCACTGCTATTTACGCTCCTATTTTGCAAACAGGCATTATACTCCGTGATGTTAAAACATACCTACTTTTGTATTTGAAAAACCATAAATTATTCACTAAtttgaaaattacattaaaagtCATGTGGAAtgtacaaaacattttttaaatacacttCAAAATAAACTATTCTCTATAAAAGCAAGTATGTATCAACTTTAGACATGCAGTATTGCACATTGTGAACATCTGTAAAAGTATATGACTGTTATAAATGTTAACTCTTAGCATCCATGCAAGTCCTACCAAATACTGTTATCAAAGTATAATTCTAAAAGCAGACGGATCAATccaaataaatctcaaaaataaatactaagtTCTTTATCTTATTAAAGGTAAATAAGCTAAAATAGTACAGTGTTCTactctttctccatttatttgtctaGCCCACTCAGTTTTAGgttcaaattaaaacaaactcTTCTATTTCTGCTGAAAATAGAACACTTCATTTTTTtagtaagatttttttccctatatgCTCGTAAATGATAACATTTTTACCTCCTCTCTTCAGAGCAAAGAGATATGTCTCATTACCTGAAATCCTTGTTTCCGCTGGTACTTTCTTCTTTGCTGCATATCAGCAAAAGTAGCTGCTCCAGTTGGATAGGTATAGGCCATATGTGGTAGGAAGCTCATCTGATCCAGTCCTGGGTATGGTCGGAGCCCAGGGATACTGGTCTGGACTGGTGGCATGAAAGTGGCGGGGGGAAATGCGCTTTGTGGAGGAAGAGCCGTGTATAAAGGTTTGGCACTAAATGGGTTCATGCCGAACACTGGGTTAGTGCTTTTGTTGTCCAGATTATTTGAATTCGAAAACTCCTTCTTGATAAAAGTCAAGTTTAGAGGCTCATCTGAGTTTTCAGATGATGAAGAAACACTGTTGTGGTCTAAATTTATGCTGCtagcttttgttttgttctttgcgGCTATAATACTTTTGggttctttcatttgttttggtaATGACAAGTCCAAAGGCTCAGCCTGGAGCTCCTCAGAAGAGAAGCTGTTTGGAGTGTAAGAACTACTGTGGGAGTTTTTAGAAGATGTGGAGGAAAGATTTAAGGGAGAAGGAGTATTACTCCTCGAGTGGTCCAATTTTTCAACTGGTTTAATATTGGTAAAATGGGAAGGTTTTGTTAGCCTGAGAGGAGGATCACAATTCGTAACACTGTTGTGGAGTTCTGCTATAGACGGTGATGTTATGGAGTCCATAGGTTTTACAGGAGACCTGGGTAATAAAGAGTCTTTTGTGGGAGGGTTACTGTTGGGAGCTAACGGCTTGGAGTTCCTTTCCAGTGATGGTGACCTGGAATTTGAATACTGGTAGACTTTTCGTTGCTCAAACCATTCCTTCACAAATTCCTGAGGAAGGCCCACAGCAATGGAAATTTTCAGCAGTTCATCAGAGTTGGGCTCCATGTTCATGGCATAATATGCTTTAAGTACAGACATGTGGTCCTTGTATGGGTTGATGGGGCTTGTCATTCCTTTCTCAGAAAGTACAGATGACAAGAGGAGGGCTTTATTATCAACAAAAACTCCAGCTTTGTTGGGGACTATGTTTTCATGAGGTTGCAGGACTGCCTTGATCTCTTCATTCATCTTACAAAGGTAACGTTCATGCTGATGCAAGGGAATGGGGCCAGGGAAACTTTCTTTACAGAACTGGCATGAAAATGGAGTGGATATGTTGTGGTTCTCAATCATTTTATCATCGGTGACCAAATCTATTAAAGTACGTagcttctctttctttatattaCTGATCTGTCTCCTTGAGTCAGTAGTCAAGCTCTGGAGGCAAGCTTTGGCTTCATTGACCTTTTCTAATGTATAGTCAATAATACTTTTAGTGGCACCATTATGACTCACTACTGGAAGACCGACAGGTGGAATATTAGGAGAAGTAACTCCTTGTTCCTCAGGTTGAGAGCATGGATCCTTCATGTGATAACCTTTCAACTTTGAAATTTCTTCAGCCTTGCAGTCCATTTTTTGCCTGGAAACCGTATTGTCCACAATCTGTAGAACTTTTTGTACCTCGCTTAAATTACTATTCATTGTGGGAAATCCAAGTAAAGGGGCTTCCATCCCTACACCTAAGTGCTGCATTGGACTCTGAGCAGACGGATGAACTCCTAAAGGGCTGGTGGCTCCAAGTGCACCATTCATAAAGGGACTAGTGCCACTAAACCCGTGTGTGGCCATAAGAACTTTATAG
Proteins encoded:
- the ZEB2 gene encoding zinc finger E-box-binding homeobox 2 isoform X3, with the translated sequence MKEDYDTMGPEATIQTTVDNGTVKNANCTSDFEEYFAKRKLEERDGHAVSIEEYLQRSDTAIIYPEAPEELSRLGTPEANGQEENDLPPGTPDAFAQLLTCPYCDRGYKRLTSLKEHIKYRHEKNEENFSCPLCSYTFAYRTQLERHMVTHKPGTDQHQMLTQGAGNRKFKCTECGKAFKYKHHLKEHLRIHSGEKPYECPNCKKRFSHSGSYSSHISSKKCIGLISVNGRMRNNIKTGSSPNSVSSSPTNSAITQLRNKLENGKPLSMSEQTGLLKIKTEPLDFNDYKVLMATHGFSGTSPFMNGALGATSPLGVHPSAQSPMQHLGVGMEAPLLGFPTMNSNLSEVQKVLQIVDNTVSRQKMDCKAEEISKLKGYHMKDPCSQPEEQGVTSPNIPPVGLPVVSHNGATKSIIDYTLEKVNEAKACLQSLTTDSRRQISNIKKEKLRTLIDLVTDDKMIENHNISTPFSCQFCKESFPGPIPLHQHERYLCKMNEEIKAVLQPHENIVPNKAGVFVDNKALLLSSVLSEKGMTSPINPYKDHMSVLKAYYAMNMEPNSDELLKISIAVGLPQEFVKEWFEQRKVYQYSNSRSPSLERNSKPLAPNSNPPTKDSLLPRSPVKPMDSITSPSIAELHNSVTNCDPPLRLTKPSHFTNIKPVEKLDHSRSNTPSPLNLSSTSSKNSHSSSYTPNSFSSEELQAEPLDLSLPKQMKEPKSIIAAKNKTKASSINLDHNSVSSSSENSDEPLNLTFIKKEFSNSNNLDNKSTNPVFGMNPFSAKPLYTALPPQSAFPPATFMPPVQTSIPGLRPYPGLDQMSFLPHMAYTYPTGAATFADMQQRRKYQRKQGFQGELLDGAQDYMSGLDDMTDSDSCLSRKKIKKTESGMYACDLCDKTFQKSSSLLRHKYEHTGKRPHQCQICKKAFKHKHHLIEHSRLHSGEKPYQCDKCGKRFSHSGSYSQHMNHRYSYCKREAEEREAAEREAREKGHLEPTELLMNRAYLQSITPQGYSDSEERESMPRDGESEKEHEKEGEDGYEKLGRQDGDEEFEEEEEESENKSMDTDPETIRDEEETGDHSMDDSSEDGKMETKSDHEEDNMEDGM
- the ZEB2 gene encoding zinc finger E-box-binding homeobox 2 isoform X2, whose translation is MKQPIMADGPRCKRRKQANPRRKNVVNYDNVVDTGSETDEEDKLQIAEEDGIANPLDQERSPASVPNHESSPHVSQGLLPREEEEDEIRESGVEHTWHTSNILQASVDGPVKNANCTSDFEEYFAKRKLEERDGHAVSIEEYLQRSDTAIIYPEAPEELSRLGTPEANGQEENDLPPGTPDAFAQLLTCPYCDRGYKRLTSLKEHIKYRHEKNEENFSCPLCSYTFAYRTQLERHMVTHKPGTDQHQMLTQGAGNRKFKCTECGKAFKYKHHLKEHLRIHSGEKPYECPNCKKRFSHSGSYSSHISSKKCIGLISVNGRMRNNIKTGSSPNSVSSSPTNSAITQLRNKLENGKPLSMSEQTGLLKIKTEPLDFNDYKVLMATHGFSGTSPFMNGALGATSPLGVHPSAQSPMQHLGVGMEAPLLGFPTMNSNLSEVQKVLQIVDNTVSRQKMDCKAEEISKLKGYHMKDPCSQPEEQGVTSPNIPPVGLPVVSHNGATKSIIDYTLEKVNEAKACLQSLTTDSRRQISNIKKEKLRTLIDLVTDDKMIENHNISTPFSCQFCKESFPGPIPLHQHERYLCKMNEEIKAVLQPHENIVPNKAGVFVDNKALLLSSVLSEKGMTSPINPYKDHMSVLKAYYAMNMEPNSDELLKISIAVGLPQEFVKEWFEQRKVYQYSNSRSPSLERNSKPLAPNSNPPTKDSLLPRSPVKPMDSITSPSIAELHNSVTNCDPPLRLTKPSHFTNIKPVEKLDHSRSNTPSPLNLSSTSSKNSHSSSYTPNSFSSEELQAEPLDLSLPKQMKEPKSIIAAKNKTKASSINLDHNSVSSSSENSDEPLNLTFIKKEFSNSNNLDNKSTNPVFGMNPFSAKPLYTALPPQSAFPPATFMPPVQTSIPGLRPYPGLDQMSFLPHMAYTYPTGAATFADMQQRRKYQRKQGFQGELLDGAQDYMSGLDDMTDSDSCLSRKKIKKTESGMYACDLCDKTFQKSSSLLRHKYEHTGKRPHQCQICKKAFKHKHHLIEHSRLHSGEKPYQCDKCGKRFSHSGSYSQHMNHRYSYCKREAEEREAAEREAREKGHLEPTELLMNRAYLQSITPQGYSDSEERESMPRDGESEKEHEKEGEDGYEKLGRQDGDEEFEEEEEESENKSMDTDPETIRDEEETGDHSMDDSSEDGKMETKSDHEEDNMEDGM
- the ZEB2 gene encoding zinc finger E-box-binding homeobox 2 isoform X1; translation: MKQPIMADGPRCKRRKQANPRRKNVVNYDNVVDTGSETDEEDKLQIAEEDGIANPLDQERSPASVPNHESSPHVSQGLLPREEEEDEIRESGVEHTWHTSNILQASVDGPEEMKEDYDTMGPEATIQTTVDNGTVKNANCTSDFEEYFAKRKLEERDGHAVSIEEYLQRSDTAIIYPEAPEELSRLGTPEANGQEENDLPPGTPDAFAQLLTCPYCDRGYKRLTSLKEHIKYRHEKNEENFSCPLCSYTFAYRTQLERHMVTHKPGTDQHQMLTQGAGNRKFKCTECGKAFKYKHHLKEHLRIHSGEKPYECPNCKKRFSHSGSYSSHISSKKCIGLISVNGRMRNNIKTGSSPNSVSSSPTNSAITQLRNKLENGKPLSMSEQTGLLKIKTEPLDFNDYKVLMATHGFSGTSPFMNGALGATSPLGVHPSAQSPMQHLGVGMEAPLLGFPTMNSNLSEVQKVLQIVDNTVSRQKMDCKAEEISKLKGYHMKDPCSQPEEQGVTSPNIPPVGLPVVSHNGATKSIIDYTLEKVNEAKACLQSLTTDSRRQISNIKKEKLRTLIDLVTDDKMIENHNISTPFSCQFCKESFPGPIPLHQHERYLCKMNEEIKAVLQPHENIVPNKAGVFVDNKALLLSSVLSEKGMTSPINPYKDHMSVLKAYYAMNMEPNSDELLKISIAVGLPQEFVKEWFEQRKVYQYSNSRSPSLERNSKPLAPNSNPPTKDSLLPRSPVKPMDSITSPSIAELHNSVTNCDPPLRLTKPSHFTNIKPVEKLDHSRSNTPSPLNLSSTSSKNSHSSSYTPNSFSSEELQAEPLDLSLPKQMKEPKSIIAAKNKTKASSINLDHNSVSSSSENSDEPLNLTFIKKEFSNSNNLDNKSTNPVFGMNPFSAKPLYTALPPQSAFPPATFMPPVQTSIPGLRPYPGLDQMSFLPHMAYTYPTGAATFADMQQRRKYQRKQGFQGELLDGAQDYMSGLDDMTDSDSCLSRKKIKKTESGMYACDLCDKTFQKSSSLLRHKYEHTGKRPHQCQICKKAFKHKHHLIEHSRLHSGEKPYQCDKCGKRFSHSGSYSQHMNHRYSYCKREAEEREAAEREAREKGHLEPTELLMNRAYLQSITPQGYSDSEERESMPRDGESEKEHEKEGEDGYEKLGRQDGDEEFEEEEEESENKSMDTDPETIRDEEETGDHSMDDSSEDGKMETKSDHEEDNMEDGM